The Neofelis nebulosa isolate mNeoNeb1 chromosome 1, mNeoNeb1.pri, whole genome shotgun sequence sequence TAATCCACGCACCTCGACAGGGAAACACGGGATTCCAGCATCTCCTCAGACCCGGGAAAAGGGGAAAGTAGCTGGCGCGGCTGGCTTCTTCGGGAACTCGGAAGCCACCGCTGGGGAACGCAAGTGTTCAGCACCAGGTAAAACTTCCCCGGATTTGAAGCCACCCAAGATGGGTGAAAAGACTCCCGCAAACACAGGAAGATGCAAAGCGGGCAGTGTGCGCGAGGCGAGTAGAGGAATGGCCGGATGACCCTGGAAATCCGGAGAGGTGACCGCACGAACCACAAAGGCAAAAAGCAAACGATGCACCTAGAAACACGTTCTGCGAAGTGTAGAACTGTCTACACTTGCACAGAGGAGTCAATCTGTGCAGCAGCGGACGCGGGGGCAGGTCCTCCCGGCTCTCTGGGTCCGGGACAAAAGCGGGTGCTCCCGGGGCCACGGGCATTCCGTCGCCCAGGGAGGTCATCCCGAGAATCTGGAACCTCCGACCTGCGGAGGTTGCTGGGGGCCGCAAAGGACACGGCTAGCCACAAATGGGATGGATTCGGGGTGTCCCGAGAAGGAGCCAAACCTCCGGGAGCCGGGGAGAGTCTGGGAGGCGGCTCCGGAGGGAGTGGAAGCTCCGCAACTCGAGGCCGCCCCACGCGAGGAGTCGGGGCGCTCCCCGCCGAGGGCGAGCCCTCCTCCGCCGCTCGGCACCCCGCGCGTCTCCGGCTCCCCACTCCTCTGCCTCCGCGCGCGGACGGCGTCGGGAGCCTGTCACTGACCTGCGGGTCGGGACGCTCCGACCTCCCCGGCCGCGCTCCGGCACCCCGGGTGGGACTAGGGCGGCGCCAAGCTCCTCGCAGGCCCCCGGGTCTCTGCGATCCGCGCCCGCGAAGCCGTCCGCGGGGAAGTCAGGCGCAGCGTGCGGTGAGCTGCCGGAGCGCacgggcgggcggcgggcgcaGCTGGAGTGAAGCCGGGGCCGCCGAGTCGGCGGGACCGCCGGTCTCCCTCCGCCCCTGCGGCCCGCACAGCCAATGGCTGCGAGCGGGGCCcactccccgccgccccccagcCGCTGCTCTGGCTGGCGCTTGGCTGGAGGACAGCAGACCCGCTCCGGCGAGGGAGGAGCTTGAGCCCGCGCTGGAAAATCCTGGAGGACGAGGAGGCGTTCGCACAGCGAGCCCCATCTGGGGAAGGCAGGTGTGGTGCCcttaactttgtgtgtgtgtgggggggagttATGGGGGTGCAGTTTCTTTGGGGGGCTCAGGAACTTCTCAGCAGGTGAAAGCATCTGCTTCCTGCCAAGTTTCTTACTTAAACATCTATTATGAGTCCTGCGCAGCCCCCACTCCAAACCACGAGCCCCGGTCGGTCTATCGCAGCAAGCCCAGCTCTGAGCAGCATGAGGACTTTGCCCCATCCTGTGTCGGGCTCGCCTCACGCGTCTCTCCTTCcgtgcttttctcttctttcccctctgAATCCTCTGCCAAACCATCAGATGAAATGAACGGGATCGCAGTCTCCATCACTGGCTGGGAAACCGGCAACCGTAAAAGTCCCTACGGGGTAACTGGCTTAGAGAGGGTCATAGACCTTAAAAGAactctgggaagggagggagccttTCAATGACAAGACGAACTTCGGTTACCAATCAGCCTCGTGATCTTCACTTAAAGACTCTGGatgcctgttttttgtttggtttttgtttttactgtaaaACTTACTTCAACAGATCATTTAAGATGTCTGCGGTCTCTTCTGCTCTGACAATTCAACAATCCAGTTGGCTCTGACTTATTTGCCTGGTGAAGGGCTGAGCCCCTGTGAAGGTATGGCTCGGTTTCCTCCAGTCCCTGCTCCCTCCTGTCCTGCTGCACTCACCCTGAGCGGGGTCCAACTATGGCTAGGAAAATGAACCATGCAAATCAGTATAGAAGGATGATGCACACGTCTTAGTGACCATTTACACGTGCACAACTACTCCTACTTACCAGTGCCCTTCTCCTGGTCTCCTGGGATTATGTTGGCTGTGCCCATGTGCACTGGTTCTCTAGGTAGGGACAGATTCTGAGGCCCCCTTGGTAAGTGGGCAGAGGCTCTAttgctccctcttccttctccagggGAATTGTGAGTTTGTGTTCATCTTTTCTCTGTGAATCTTTTGTATCATGTAAAATGCAGGGCAGTGCAATGAGCTGTATGGAAAAGAGGGCAGATTCAGAGATTCTCTGAATTCAGAGATTCAGATTCTCTCCCAACACACTTCTGTTTGCATTCTAAATTTGACCCATTCACATGCCACTCCCATGAGTTTTGTCACATCCATCTATATCCTTCAGTGTTCTACCTTAGATTTTTTTACGTAACCTCATCATAAATAGTAATATCCAagaaatttttggtttttatatacTGATTGTGTTTCAATACAAAAGAAGTAAGGAATAAATACGTAATCTGTAAGGCTTTTCTTGACATTTCCTGAACTTAATTGCCTATGGCTACTGaagcaaatgaccacaaactgtgaaaaaacaaaaacaaaaaaacaaccagtaTGAGAGGTAAAgcttcttttgtctttgttattttttaatttcatatataaaagatCTCAAAAATGTTAATTGTCAGATTTACTTACATAGAAAGTTTTCAAAAGTAGGTCAGGCACCATTCAAGTTACTGGGAGTTTGCAGGCAGTTTGGAGACATAATCCTAGCTTTTAGGATGATCATTCATGATCATTCAAACTGTCCCTCTGATCCTTTTCTGTCTTACTCAGGGATGGATGGATTGGTTTTGtcgttgctgttgtttttaagagTGGAATTAGGAATCAGATGGAGAATCATTAAATTCTGATGCTGTCACTTATTATCTGTGTGATTAAGCCAATCACCCTCTCTGAGTCTTATTTTCCTTAcgtataaaatagaaataacagaTGCACTCTCATAGGTTGTTGtgaaacttaaacacacacacacacacacacacacacacacatatacacacacacacagttcctaGCTATTGTCTTGCATATAAAGAGTGCATAAAAATGCtgcctctgtctttccttcttggTGCTGTCATCAAGGCAACATTCAGAATTACTTTGTCCATTCTCGAATTTCCTTCCAGGAAGACTTGTGTTCTGTTTCTAATACTCCCTAGACTAATTCTCTGCCCCCCTTTGCTTGATCCCGTCATCTCTGCCCCCTTTTGATATTCCCTCCCCAAACTCTATCCTCTCTCTCATGCCTTAATCTCTCTTCTTTCAAGCAGTTCTCATGTTCCACAATCTCAGAGCTCTTTGCCCTGTAGAGGAACTGAGGTAACTGAGAAGAGGGTAGGTCataaaaatttttacttctttggcaTTTTCATGTCGTGTCAATAAGtcctttggttttttgtttgtttgtttgtttgtgtgtttgtttaaatCACAGTCTTCCCCAAAACATGGAGAAATTTATGTTATCTAACActatggacaaattcctggaccttaagtttaattaaattcaacagacatttttgGAGCATCTGCTATATGCCAAGCAGTGCCCCAGGCACTggggagataaaaataaagaagacagtcTCTGCCCTAAAATGCTGCTGATCCAATCAGGCAGACAAACATATAAATACCTACATTGAATCTGAGTGTGCTGTGTGGGGCGTCAAGCCAATAGAGCACGTGAAagaatttcctttactttttcagTTATGAGGTTGTCTTGGACCAGCCAATCAAAATGCCCACCCTACCCACAGTCCTCTGCTGAGTGAGGAGCCATGTTCTGTTCCTGAGCAGATGAGATCGGCTTAATTGGTGAAGCCAAAAAGGCCACGTGCACATTCTCATTTTTCCCAtctccaccccaacccccaaTGCAGCTAGAGCGAGAGCATGTGACCTAGACTTGGCCCATCAAATGTACCTTCCTTAGAGATAGAATTGGAAATTGGTCGTACAAGGGAGCTGAGATAAGAAGAGCGCTTTGTGGCAGTGAATGCAACAACATCCAGTTCCTAGggccagcaggggaagggggacaaGCAGTGACATTGGGTCTTCAGTGCCCAGGTGTCAGTTATGAGTTGTGGCTCCTACTGTTCAGTGATGGCAATAGTGTTCCCACTTGTCTGATTTGGAGGTATGATTGGTTGGGATTCTGGGTGCTCAGCCTCTCTGTTTCTGTTCATGTGTTAATTCTCTGAGCATTTCTCTGATCCAATATCCTTTCATTAAATTCCTTTTTTGCTTAAACCAGCCAATTTGATTCTTAGCTAAGAATACTTTGGCTGACGCTGGGTATCAAGGCTCCACCTCAATTAGAAGAATGCTAATTAACTGGTTCAGGTAACTTCTCCTGCTAGGACATTCAAACTGGAAATATTAGAGGTGGTCAGTTGGAATCCAGAACAGAAGCTAACGACACAACCCCTGGACTATGAGACGGCAAGGACCGTGTGTAGGCTGAAATTATGAGTAAGCAGAAGTTATGAATAAGCAAAAGTAATGAGTTAGCAGAAATCTACATACATGCAGAGGAGAGGTGGTTGGCTCAGAGCCACAAGGAAACAGAAGCCAAGAGGAACTGAGTCCCCATGATGGTGAGGGAATAGATGAATCCCTGCTCTCAAGAGGACCCCAGGTTAACCCAGTCCTTGGATTTGTCTTGGATCCTGAACTAGTTTCCAGTTTCCAAACtacatttctatttctgtgaagctGATTAACCCTGGCTATTTCTGGGGTCCTTTAAAATTCCAGTTGCTCTTATTGCGATATGTATCCTTATAGTAACTCCCTTCTTACTTGAAGTAACAAGGATAAGATTCTATTCCCTAGGATCAAAGCGTTCCAATGATTACAGGCATGAAATGGCTAGGACCCAGGAAACAATAGTCAAATAGTATATCTTAGAAGTCACTGACCTTCCTCTCCAAAAAcgtactttcttttttcctattttacttgAAATTTCCAGCAGGAGAACCTTTCTCTAGGCTTAAAATTAATAGTTTATTAGAAGCCCCTGTTTAAAATGTACTGTAGTTTCTTGTGGGAGTGAAAAGCCAGAGGTATTTCTGTGTTAGCCATGAGCATCTGAGCATATTACATGAGTTTGTTCTTAAATTGGAACTGTTAGGGGTCTGATATTTATGGGTGAAGCTAGGTATAGAACAGAAAGGTTGGGcacaggaagggaagggtggagagaagaTAATAGAAAATGTCAGTGAGAGGTCCGTGGAACATTCTGAAGAACTGTCCTATGGAATATTCCCAAAAGGGAAAAATCCTGGTGGCTGCCAACGTGAAGGGTCAGTGGGGCCAAAATGGCAGCTGTGCAACAAGGTGAACACTAACACCAAACATTCCCACTTCACATTCGGCCTTCTGTCAGTTCCACAGTATAACCTTGCATAATTTTTTGTTACCCTTCAGCTCTTATAGAAGATGGGGCCGGTTGGAAGTGTCAGAGGAAGGTGGCTATCCCATATGCCTACTTTGAGATAATGCTCCGAAATCACACCAATGTTAATTATGCCTTGGAGTTACTTGCATGAATCTGTGGCCTTTGTTTTATCTCCTGCAACACACGGTGCCCTCTCATGGCTTGTGAAAAAGGAAATATCTTTATGTCTCACCTAATCAGTGAATGGTACACAGTCTAGAAAGCAAAAACAGTGATTCTGTTAATAGGACATgacacaggaaggaagaaatttaCACTTGCTGCCGTGTTTGAAGGGAGCGAAAATGTGTTGAAGCTGCTTTAATGAAAGCAGAAGTCTGAAGTTATCCCCGAGGagctttattttctcaaagtctAAAATGTACCCcagggttggttggtttgtttgtgtttctgaGAATAGTGGGTAGAATTGTATTTGGAATGGCAATGCGTCACATCAGGgtgcagggaggaaaaaaatattaatgccaCAGATGCATCTTTTCGTAGGGTTTGCACCTCAGCTGCTGGGTGTTGCACTTGCCTGTCAGCTCTGTTTGTGTGGCCAAATGACTTACTGTGGGTTATAAATCAATGATGAGCAATGTGAAGAACAGATGGGGAGTTTAATGCATCCTCCACATCTCTGTCTTGTGACTGGCTGAAGTCCATGTGCAATTTTGAAAAGGATGTTTGAAAAGGATATTCATCATTTTAAATTGCTCTGTGGGAGCTTTGCAGTTCATAATGTGGCACTTAGGTACTTCTCAAAGATGGGTTTTCCTTGACACGGATTAGAATTTCATAACAGCAAAATGGCAACTGGAGGTATTAAGATAGAAAAGCTAACTTTGAAGGAATTAGCaagaagttgggggagggggggcgttgAGTCGGGGAAGAGTTAAAGGTGTGTGAAATATTTAGGCTGAATTCTACCCCATAATACCTGGCAATGGGaattcccagtgcctggcaagAGAGTTTTGCTATCCGTTTCTCAGTGTAACCCTCAAACACTATTGGGAACATCTACTTAGGCAGGAACCTTCAGCATGACTAAAATATATTTGCTCTTGTGGCAAAACAGTTAAAAACCCAGCAgtataggggtacctggctggctcggttggtggagcatgcaactcttgatcttggggtgagttcaagccccaccttggctggagagcctacttaaaaaaagaaacaaacaacagtcTAGCTTGACAATTCTAGAGTTGATCATCTgtaagaaaatagaagaagatTGTTACTGAAATGTTTCTGAGCTAAACTCATCTGCTATATCCTTTGCCTTATTTTGTGGCTTTACTCAGAGGAattcttatcaagagtgttgtgTGTGAATGGCATTGACTGTCAGGTGGAGAGCTGGTGTGCAGGCACCTCCTCCCCCGACGTCCAGGtgaaaatgaatcagtaatcagTAGCCGGAGAAAATATGCTTCTTGAGCAAATGTGCTGTAAagtcaagaaaagaagaaaacagaattggACCTTGATTGTTTTCAGAACAGTAAATATGAGCAGAGTATTTCATGTGCAGAATTATAAAACGTGAGACTTCCATTAGCCCCTCaggaaaaggggagggaagagcagTGGACCTA is a genomic window containing:
- the LOC131487029 gene encoding uncharacterized protein LOC131487029 isoform X3 yields the protein MVWQRIQRGKKRKARKERRVRRARHRMGQSPHAAQSWACCDRPTGARGLEWGLRRTHNRCLSKKLGRKQMLSPAEKFLSPPKKLHPHNSPPHTHKVKGTTPAFPRWGSLCERLLVLQDFPARAQAPPSPERVCCPPAKRQPEQRLGGGGEWAPLAAIGCAGRRGGGRPAVPPTRRPRLHSSCARRPPVRSGSSPHAAPDFPADGFAGADRRDPGACEELGAALVPPGVPERGRGGRSVPTRRARPSNAGHCGDGEPSASLRTFWEYGAPENGVL
- the LOC131487029 gene encoding uncharacterized protein LOC131487029 isoform X2; this translates as MVWQRIQRGKKRKARKERRVRRARHRMGQSPHAAQSWACCDRPTGARGLEWGLRRTHNRCLSKKLGRKQMLSPAEKFLSPPKKLHPHNSPPHTHKVKGTTPAFPRWGSLCERLLVLQDFPARAQAPPSPERVCCPPAKRQPEQRLGGGGEWAPLAAIGCAGRRGGGRPAVPPTRRPRLHSSCARRPPVRSGSSPHAAPDFPADGFAGADRRDPGACEELGAALVPPGVPERGRGGRSVPTRRARPSNAGHCGDGEPSASLRTFWEYGAPENGQSALKSSTLAHGSH
- the LOC131487029 gene encoding uncharacterized protein LOC131487029 isoform X5; the protein is MVWQRIQRGKKRKARKERRVRRARHRMGQSPHAAQSWACCDRPTGARGLEWGLRRTHNRCLSKKLGRKQMLSPAEKFLSPPKKLHPHNSPPHTHKVKGTTPAFPRWGSLCERLLVLQDFPARAQAPPSPERVCCPPAKRQPEQRLGGGGEWAPLAAIGCAGRRGGGRPAVPPTRRPRLHSSCARRPPVRSGSSPHAAPDFPADGFAGADRRDPGACEELGAALVPPGVPERGRGGRSVPTRRVL
- the LOC131487029 gene encoding uncharacterized protein LOC131487029 isoform X1; this translates as MVWQRIQRGKKRKARKERRVRRARHRMGQSPHAAQSWACCDRPTGARGLEWGLRRTHNRCLSKKLGRKQMLSPAEKFLSPPKKLHPHNSPPHTHKVKGTTPAFPRWGSLCERLLVLQDFPARAQAPPSPERVCCPPAKRQPEQRLGGGGEWAPLAAIGCAGRRGGGRPAVPPTRRPRLHSSCARRPPVRSGSSPHAAPDFPADGFAGADRRDPGACEELGAALVPPGVPERGRGGRSVPTRSANGHLIPCCLCLKSKKFPCADLTACDLSYHKKTKQNKTMLILSILTPV
- the LOC131487029 gene encoding uncharacterized protein LOC131487029 isoform X4 is translated as MVWQRIQRGKKRKARKERRVRRARHRMGQSPHAAQSWACCDRPTGARGLEWGLRRTHNRCLSKKLGRKQMLSPAEKFLSPPKKLHPHNSPPHTHKVKGTTPAFPRWGSLCERLLVLQDFPARAQAPPSPERVCCPPAKRQPEQRLGGGGEWAPLAAIGCAGRRGGGRPAVPPTRRPRLHSSCARRPPVRSGSSPHAAPDFPADGFAGADRRDPGACEELGAALVPPGVPERGRGGRSVPTRRQSALKSSTLAHGSH